In Elephas maximus indicus isolate mEleMax1 chromosome 7, mEleMax1 primary haplotype, whole genome shotgun sequence, the following proteins share a genomic window:
- the LOC126079605 gene encoding olfactory receptor 52H1-like has product MMAVFNLSSFNPGPFILLGIPGLEHFHIWIGIPFFIMYLVALAGNSVLLYLISTERSLHEPMFFFLSMLAATDLILSNTCVPKILSIFWLGPQEITFPGCLTQMFFLHYSFAMDSAILLAMAFDRYVAICFPLRYTTILTYQIITKIVMGIISRSFCIIFPCVFLLKRLPFCRTFIIPHTYCEHIGVARLACADISINIWYGLAVPVMTVTSDLILIGISYTLILRAIFYLPSRDARQKALSTCGSHVCVILIFYTPAMFSVLTHRFGHNIPHSFHIMFANLYVAIPSVLNPIIYGMKTKQIRDKIILLFFPKGTQ; this is encoded by the coding sequence ATGATGGCTGTATTCAACTTGAGCAGCTTCAATCCAGGCCCATTCATCCTATTGGGAATCCCAGGGTTGGAGCACTTCCACATCTGGATCGGGATTCCCTTCTTCATTATGTACCTCGTGGCCCTTGCAGGCAACAGTGTCCTTCTCTATCTTATTTCCACGGAGCGCAGCCTCCATGAGCCcatgttctttttcctttctatGCTGGCTGCTACAGATCTCATTCTGTCTAATACATGTGTACCCAAAATACTCAGTATCTTCTGGCTAGGTCCTCAGGAAATCACCTTTCCTGGATGCCTTACTCAGATGTTTTTTCTCCACTACAGCTTTGCCATGGATTCTGCAATTCTGCTGGCAATGGCATTTGATCGCTATGTTGCCATTTGCTTCCCCTTAAGATACACCACTATTCTCacttatcagattattacaaagatTGTGATGGGTATTATCAGCAGGAGCTTTTGTATCATCTTTCCATGTGTGTTCCTCTTAAAACGACTTCCCTTCTGCCGAACGTTCATTATACCTCACACATACTGTGAGCACATAGGCGTTGCCCGGCTCGCCTGCGCAGACATCTCCATCAACATCTGGTATGGCCTTGCTGTGCCGGTAATGACTGTCACCTCAGACCTGATCCTCATTGGCATTTCCTACACTCTCATTCTCCGTGCTATCTTTTACCTCCCATCCCGGGATGCCCGCCAGAAGGCCCTTAGCACGTGTGGTTCCCATGTTTGTGTGATTCTTATATTCTACACGCCAGCCATGTTCTCTGTCCTCACCCACCGTTTTGGTCACAATATTCCTCACTCCTTCCACATAATGTTTGCCAACCTCTATGTAGCCATCCCATCTGTACTCAATCCAATTATCTATGGGATGAAGACCAAACAGATTCGGGATAAGATTATCCTTCTGTTCTTCCCCAAAGGGACCCAGTGA
- the LOC126079684 gene encoding olfactory receptor 52H1-like: protein MHNLSCYNPGSFIFVGIPDLEKIHIWIGIPFCIIYLVAIVGNCSLLYLIAVEHSLHEPMFFFLSMLATTDLILSTATVPKLLSNLWLGSQEITFSGCLTQMFFLHLSFVVDSAILLAMAFDRYVAICFPLRYNTILTQQVIIKLVMSIVVRSFSVILPDVFLLKRLPFCRTRIIPHTYCEHIGVARLSSADISINIWYGFAVPLMTVVSDVIFIAVSYTFILRAVFHLSSQGARQKALSTCGSHVCVILMFYTPAFFSILAHRFGHSVPRHVLILFANLYVTIPPALNPIVYGVKTKQIQEKFILFFSLKKMQ, encoded by the coding sequence ATGCATAACTTGAGCTGTTACAACCCAGGTTCCTTTATCTTTGTTGGCATACCTGACCTGGAGAAGATCCACATATGGATTGGAATTCCATTTTGTATCATCTACCTTGTGGCTATTGTGGGCAATTGCAGTCTTCTCTACCTCATTGCAGTTGAGCACAGCCTTCATGAGcccatgtttttctttctctctatgcTGGCCACCACAGACCTCATCTTATCCACTGCCACAGTGCCCAAACTGCTCAGTAACCTCTGGCTTGGCTCCCAGGAAATAACCTTCTCTGGTTGTCTTACTCAGATGTTCTTCCTCCACCTCAGCTTTGTAGTGGACTCTGCCATCTTGTTGGCTATGGCATttgatcgctatgtggccatctgcttcccctTGAGATATAACACCATCTTGACTCAACAGGTGATCATTAAGCTTGTGATGAGCATTGTTGTGAGGAGCTTCTCTGTCATCCTTCCAGATGTTTTTCTGCTGAAACGGTTGCCCTTCTGTAGGACAAGGATCATCCCACACACATACTGTGAGCATATAGGGGTTGCTCGGCTTTCCTCTGCTGACATCTCCATCAACATTTGGTATGGATTTGCTGTACCACTAATGACTGTCGTCTCAGATGTGATCTTTATTGCTGTTTCCTACACCTTCATTCTCCGTGCTGTCTTCCATCTCTCATCCCAGGGTGCCCGCCAAAAGGCCCTTAGCACCTGTGGATCCCATGTGTGTGTCATTCTCATGTTTTACACGCCtgcctttttctccatccttgctcATCGCTTTGGGCACAGTGTCCCGAGGCATGTGCTCATCCTATTTGCCAACCTCTATGTCACCATCCCACCTGCTCTAAATCCTATAGTTTATGGAGTGAAAACCAAGCAGatccaagagaaatttattctcttcttCTCTTTGAAGAAGATGCAATAA